The window GTCATGAATGTGCCCTCAAGCACTTTTTATTCGCACAAAGCTCCAAAATCGCCCACAGAACACGATTTACAAGACGCTCTGATAATCGAGAAAATTCAAGAAATCGTTGACGCGCACGAGTTCAATAATTCCTACGGAATTAAGCGTATGGTGCAGGAATTGGCCGATCAATATGACATACATACCGGTGAACACCGTGTTCATCGCTTGATGCAGAAGATTGAATATAAGTCTGTTATCACTCAGTCTTATAAAGGAAATCGCGGCCGTCCAGTTGTTGAACGCGACAATCTGGTTAAAGACATTATCATTGAACGACCATACCAAGTTCTCACAACTGATGTAACTTACCTGGTGATGCCAGATAAGCAGAAACTCTATAAAGCCAGCGTTCTAGACTGGTTTACCGGTGATGTCATTGGTGCCGTCGTTGGCTATGATATGACATCTGATTTAACTAAACGAGCACTTCAAACAGCTATGCGTCAAATTCCTAAATCGATTCTCAACGCCGAAACATCAATCATTTTGCACTCAGATAACGGTTCCCACTTCATCAGTGAGGAATACGAAGATACCGTCTCATTTTATGGCCTCATGCACTCATTCAGCTCACCGGGGCATCCCGAGCACAACACAATCATCGAAAACTATCACTCATTTTTCAAATCAGAATTCTTCAACCCACGTCGCTTAAGTTGGTCAATCAATGCGATTATTGCAGGAGCGCACCGCTATGACTACTGGTGGAACACCACCAGAATATCTACAAAGACCCGTCCGGCAGCTATACCACTTGCTGCTTAACATAATGCCGGTTATCGGCACTAGCCGGTACGACGCCGTTTATAAGCCGTCACTTGTGAATTTCAAAAATTCGCCTTGTGAAGGCTTATTTGTTGCACGATACAACTTGTGAAATCCGGCTGGTTCACAATCTATACCACCTGTTTTCTCTCACTGGTAGGGCTCGGCCCTGTTCCACCTACAAAAACACCCAGAAATCACGCCGTTTTAAGCTGAAATCCGGGTTTTGAAAAATTTTCGGAGTGCGGTACCTCTCGGTGCCAAAAAAGCCTGTCCATAATCTTGACATCAGCGCCGTGTTCGAAGACGACCCGACTACCATTCCAGCCCGTAAAGACATTCTAGGCGAAGCAATTAATACGCTTAACGAAAAGGTAAAAGAAATTGTTGATGCCCGTGATTATTTACAGTGGAAAATTGACAACTATGATTCTCACATGATTGAATCCGAAAATAAATTATAGAAAACAAACGAGGTCCGGGCGATGATTGCCTGGACCTCGTTTATTCTTTTTGATTAAACTTTCGGGGTAGCTCCGGCCCCTCGCGGGGCTATCTAAAAACCACTCCAAAGTATTGACATTATTCCCTTTCTCGCTCCTTTGAACACCTATTAAAACAGCCCCCATTATCTAGTGACTAGATAATAGGGGCTGTTTTTTTGTTTAATGTTATAATAGATCTTAAAATGCTGGACTAAATTGAATGGTCAACCGTTGGTTTGTTGCTTGGGCGATCTCGGATAGTATCTTTGTTGAAGCATTCATCGAACCATTTTCAATGCGTGCAATCGTTGATTGTGGTTTACCAATCAAACTGGCAAATTCACGTTGGCTCAACCCCATATTTTCACGAAGGTCACGAACTTTCACTGCTACCTCTAAATTAATATTTTCTTGCTCAACAATTTGTGCAAATTCAGGATTTTTTTTACTACGTTCAGCAACGTATGCATCAAGTTTACTCATTGATTTTCCTCCTTATTCAAATACTGACTGCGTCTATTCCGAGCGATTTTCTTTTCATTTTCAGGTGTCTTTTGCGTTTTTTTCGTGAAAGCGTTAGTAATAATGTATTGACTACCTTTGACTTGAAAGTAAAGAGCCCTTTGAATGTTTGAAGATCGTTTAGAACGAATTTCATAGAGATTATTTTCTAGCTTTTTTACCCATAATTGTCTTTCCGCCACTAAGAGGCCATTATTTTCAATATTTTGAATGGTTGCAATTAATTTAGCGGCATCTTTATCAGGTAATTGATCTAAGAACTGTTCAAATTCAGCCCAATCGTAATAATCAAACTCAAATTTTTCCATAACAATATGATAGCAGATGCGCTATCATCAATCAAATTATTAACTTTAAAGGAGTAGCTAATGGTGCAACAAATTGTCCTCCCCATCAAAGACTCCAACGTCTTAAAAATGGTACAAGACACCTTATTAGATAGTTTTCGGGCGGGTCGCCGCAACTACACTATCTTTCAAGTTGGCAAAGCCACTCTACTGCGGGTGAGTGATGTGATGACGTTAAAGAAATCGGATGTCTATAATCCCGATGGGTCTGTTAAAAACACGGCCTTTATTCATGATAAAAAGACAGGTAAAGCGAACACGTTATATTTAAAGCCCGTGCAACAAGACTTGTTGCAATATCATGATTGGCTAGTTCAACAGAATATCACTTCGGATTGGTTATTTCCCTCAACTTCCCATCCAGATCGACATATAACAGATAAGCAGTTTTATAAGGTGATGGCACGCGTTGGTGATCTATTAGGTATCAACTATCTAGGCACACATACGATGCGTAAAACAGGCGCTTACCGCGTCTATACACAGTCAAACTACAATATTGGTTTAGTCATGCACTTATTGAATCATTCGAGTGAGGCTATGACGCTTACTTATCTGGGGTTAGATCAAGCAAGTCGCGAAACAATGTTAGATCAAATTGATTTTGGGTAATAACGCCAACTAATCTCCCTGAATTATCCCGTATTTGCTCATTTTGACGCCACCATGGAGGTATTTTTAATGACTAGGATCACTAAGGCACAATTAGACAACATCATTACAGCGTCCGATAAACAAGGCCCTGATACAGCTAGCCAGACTTATTCTTCAGACGCCTTTGATGCCACCATAGATAATACCGGGGATACTGACCTACTGGGTTATCTATTACTGGATCATTATTTTGGTGATGAATAATGACTAATTTTGATGAGTACATGACCAATGATAATTTGGCCTTACAAGCTATTATTCGCTATGATGACGGCCGTGAAATCCGCGTGTTTAATGTGAGAGATAAACGGTGTTGTGTGTTTATTCAAAATGATAATGAACATTTCTGGTTGCTACGTGAACGTATCTTAGAACCGCCCATGCTACACAACATCACGCAAGCTATGTATCAAGCTGGTATCTATGATAATTATTACCATCTGAGCGTTGAAGTATTTCATGGCGATGATAGTAAAGTTTACTATCCGCGGTGAATATTTTATTTTGTAACCATGCTATATTAGGAGGACTATTCATGGAATTAGATTTAGGTAATAACGCATATGATATTTTAAATGATTGGCATCCCAATGCGGCTAAGGAAGAATTAACGACACAACTCAAAAAACAAGTGTTAGTTGAGAAAGAACAGTTGCCAAAACTTTTATCACGAGAAGACTTAAAAGACCGTTGGGAGATGAACTCACGTCAAAGTGTACATCAGGTTGCGACCAGACCCGATTTCCCAGCACCAATTTTAACCTTTAATCATGGTAAAACACTCCTGTATTTAGAAACGGAAATTCAAATTTTCGAAGTCAATCATCCATGGTTAATTACAATGAGTGCTCGCTTATCTTATAGCCGTTGGATCCTGCATAATGTGATTAATTAATGGTTGGCGTTAGCCTTCTGAGACAAGGAAAAACCAAGGATGAAATCCTTGGCAAACTACTCTTGACAGGTGTCAAGAGTGTAAGTGCGCATTGACCTCGTTTCACTCGGTCTGCTGATAGCTATTAAATCAGGTTTCCCGTTATTGAATTGAATACATTTTTAATTCAATATATGCGTCCAAATCAACTAAATTTGCTATGCTTTAAATACTTAAAAACTATTACAGATTCCGCTATTTTCAATTCGAATTTTTTAATTGTCTTTTACAGAGATTCTTTATAAACTTAACAACAAAATTTGAATAACTAACTGTAAGAGCTGCGTATCTAAACTGAAGTCATTATTTTAATGTT is drawn from Lactiplantibacillus paraplantarum and contains these coding sequences:
- a CDS encoding IS3 family transposase — protein: MSLAERAVVDMSENAKYSQTKLLAVMNVPSSTFYSHKAPKSPTEHDLQDALIIEKIQEIVDAHEFNNSYGIKRMVQELADQYDIHTGEHRVHRLMQKIEYKSVITQSYKGNRGRPVVERDNLVKDIIIERPYQVLTTDVTYLVMPDKQKLYKASVLDWFTGDVIGAVVGYDMTSDLTKRALQTAMRQIPKSILNAETSIILHSDNGSHFISEEYEDTVSFYGLMHSFSSPGHPEHNTIIENYHSFFKSEFFNPRRLSWSINAIIAGAHRYDYWWNTTRISTKTRPAAIPLAA
- a CDS encoding MerR family transcriptional regulator; protein product: MPKKPVHNLDISAVFEDDPTTIPARKDILGEAINTLNEKVKEIVDARDYLQWKIDNYDSHMIESENKL
- a CDS encoding helix-turn-helix domain-containing protein; translated protein: MSKLDAYVAERSKKNPEFAQIVEQENINLEVAVKVRDLRENMGLSQREFASLIGKPQSTIARIENGSMNASTKILSEIAQATNQRLTIQFSPAF
- a CDS encoding type II toxin-antitoxin system RelE/ParE family toxin, whose translation is MEKFEFDYYDWAEFEQFLDQLPDKDAAKLIATIQNIENNGLLVAERQLWVKKLENNLYEIRSKRSSNIQRALYFQVKGSQYIITNAFTKKTQKTPENEKKIARNRRSQYLNKEENQ
- a CDS encoding site-specific integrase — translated: MVQQIVLPIKDSNVLKMVQDTLLDSFRAGRRNYTIFQVGKATLLRVSDVMTLKKSDVYNPDGSVKNTAFIHDKKTGKANTLYLKPVQQDLLQYHDWLVQQNITSDWLFPSTSHPDRHITDKQFYKVMARVGDLLGINYLGTHTMRKTGAYRVYTQSNYNIGLVMHLLNHSSEAMTLTYLGLDQASRETMLDQIDFG